The region ATTAGCTATATACTCATTAGTTGGACCTATATTACCTCCCCATGAAAGATGAGTTTTCTTTTTTACAATAAAATCAAAAGGTTCACCAACAACTCTCCACTTCACAGGTATTTCCGTATTAATTGTTTCATCATGTACATATTCTATTTCTTCGATTTTAAACTCATCGCGCAAAAAATGGTACCATTTTCCTTCCATTAAGGCAGCTCCTTCCCCAGCTTCTATTATCCCCTCTTTTCCCATTGTAATAGGATGATGGAAAAGATGAAGGGTACCCTCTGGAAATTGCAAATTCAACCATCTCCAACAATGAATATTGTATCCAGAAAATATACCAAGACTGTGTTCAACAATACCCCGACCATCTTTTATTTCAATTTCTTTTCCTTGAACTTCTATTTTTCCAGTTACCTTAATAGCAAAGATATCGTATGCCTTTTGAGCAATAGAAGGAGTTAGTGCCATCTTACCGTTAAAGTATGTAATCACGCCATCTTCTAATGGATCATATTTAAGATGGCCAGAAATGTTATTTTTTCTATCAACGAAATACAGGGAATATCCTGTAGAAATTTCGCCATCAAATATCATTTCAAATTCATCGACATGTACTTCCTGATGAAAGTTGTGTTTCGACGTCTGGAAAATAGCTTTAGAAAATTTTTTCTCCCATCTTCCAGATGTAAATTTCGTTGAAATGAAAAAAGAATCTAAAAATGAAAAACGAAGCTGAGGAGAATTGACCCAGAACAGTCTAAAAACACTGTCTATAGGCATCATACCATTTTCAGAATTAAACATTAAATAAATCATACCTTCTTCCATTGGTCCACCGGTTTCTTCAAAATCTGGGACAACACAACGATTGAAACGTTCGATAGAATTAACAAATTTTTCTATCTCTTCTTTATCTACCTTTTTCATTTTCGACAACAATCTTGCATTCCTTAAAAGAAAACCTAACCTTGGTTTGGGAGAAGCCTCTTCACTTGAATTCAACATATTAATCTCCTCCTCTTGAAATATGTTATTTCTCAAATTAGGATTTTTAAAAATCCTGATTCATTTCAACGATTCTTCGCTAAACTTCACTTCTTTGTGATTTTTTCTTTCAAGAACGATAGCTAAATAGTAAGTGAAAATTGCGCCAATAACAAAAAGTATTAAATTTACTACAAAAGGTAACCCACGCCATTTCTCAGAAAGAAGTCCCGCTATCCATCCAAAAGGCGAAGTTAATCCGATCATGATCACATGTAAGATTGCCATAATCCTTGCTCGCTCTTTTGGATCAACAGTAATAACTGTAAGTGAGTCTGTAAGAGGATTAATAAGAGATAAACTGAGCGCTTCTAATAACGTACTGATAACTAAAATTGCATACCCTTTGAAAGGAGTGCTAATTAACAATAATTGGCTAACTACAAAGGTTCCAAATCCTGTTAAAAGTGGATACTTAAACCGTTCAACATTAATTTTTGGAACCACAATGAAAAAAAGAACTAAAACGGTTGCAGATCGCAAAAGATGAAACAACGACACATTTTGAACAGGAATACCTACTTTTTCTGTAATAAAAAGTGGCCAAAATGTATTATTTATCATATTAACTATACTCATAACCAACAATATTCCAAAAGCTAACAACGTTTCAGGAGAATTTTTAATAATTTTGAATACATCGCCGTATTGCTTCAACAAAGAAAATACACTTTCATCTTTTGTTTCTTCTATTCTTCGTTGACCTTGTTTAGTTTCATGTGAAAATATATACAAAATAACAAATTTTAGCGTCATCATAACAAAAGCGATTAAATACAAAATCCTTACAGCAGGTACAACACTAAACTTTCCCACAAATACTCCTGCAATAGGTGCAAAAAAAGCGGCTATTAATCCTGAAATATGCACCCAAGAATAAATATGTACTAACTTTTCTTCTTGTGCATCCTCAACCATTAAACACATCCAAGAATTAGCAGTTACCCTATGAACACTATTGATTATAGCAGCTATTAAAAAATACGTAAAGTTTTTTGCAAAAGCCCAAATTAAACACGGAACACTCCAGGCTATAATATCAAATATAAAAGTTGTTTTCCTTCTGCCTAGTTTATCAGTAATCGCTCCACTCAACAAGGCAAATAAAATCTGAAAAACCAATCCTATACTCGTTATAATACCAATCTGCACATCTCCTAGACCTAACGAATGCATGTATATCGAAGCATATGGCAAATATAAATTATACGGTATACCCCATAAAGGCTCAGTTAGTACACAAACTTTTGGATTACCTTTTAAATTTATTAAGGTATCAACCATAGGATGACGTTTTTTCAATATTAAAGCTCTCCTGTATTTTTATAATAAAAAAAACAATTATTTAGATTATATCTAAATTTATTACAAATATCAAGTTGAAAGCAAGTAAACAACATGCTATTAATATATACATTGAATTAAAATAATTACCTATTCAAAGAATATCGTAAACAAATAATAAATAGTTTATAAAAACAATCTAAATCTTAATATTATTAACATAATATTCTAAATACTGTAACTCAAAGTTATTTATAAATAAATAAATATATTACATAATAGAATATACCTATAAATATTTTTCTCTTTTAATTTATGCCTTTAATTTCATAAAACAGATTATAAAAAGACGTATGGCAATAGAAAAGATCAGCTCTCAGTATTTAGTTCTAAAAAGCTTTGAAGTACCAAAAAAACTTGGGAGGTGAATCGTAAATGAAAAAGTATCTATCTGTTTTTATTATCACAATGATTTTGTGTATGGCAGGACTTGTTTTTGGACAATTAACAGCAGACTGGAATCCTGGAAATACACTAACAGTTAATGCAGAAGGCGAACCTTGGGCAACTGTAGATCTCAGTACTACAGCAGTTACGTTAACTTATTCAACAACTATAACAGAGGGTTCTGTAGTAGGTACTGTAGATGGACAACCCTTTACCTTAACCATTGATACCAATGTTAGCTACGTGATTACAGCAGAATTTACTGCTGATACAACCTATTTCTCCGGCAAAACTGTAAAACTTATGTTCGGTGAAGTAGATCTCCTTACATCACCAAATTCAATCACAGGTGAACCTACTCAAGACGCATCAGATGTACATACTCTTACTGTCGCACCAGTAAATGTTTCTGATCTCAAATATTTTAGAGGTCAAGTAGAAATCGGAACCATTACCTTCACTGTTGCAGAACAGCAATAATATCACATCTTTCTACAAATAAAATTGTGTAAATTCCCCTTCAAGGATCTTATTTGTTCTTGAAGGGGGTTGGTCTAAACAACATTACATTCTATCCACTCCAGCCATACTCGCCAACAAGTGGAACAAAAGTACATCCTCCTGCAAATTCCTTTTTCATACTTAAATCTTCCATTTTAGTAACTATCAATAAAGTTTGATAATGTCTTGACCCTACTGGAATAACCATTCTTCCGCCAACTTTTAATTGATTAAATAATGGTTCAGGAACGTCAGGTGCCCCTGCAGAAACAATAATTTTATCAAAACTAATATCCTCTTCTGGCCATCCTTTTGTTCCGTCTCCAACATAAATTTTTATATTCTTATAATCCAAGTCTTCGAGTATTTCTTTAGCCCTTTTAGCTAAAGTTTCACTCCTTTCTATCGAATACACAAATTTGACTATTTCAGCTAATAATGCTGTTTGATAACCAGACCCTGTACCAATTTCCAAAACAACATCATTTTCATCTAAATTCAAATGTTGCAACATTAAAGCAATCATATACGGTTGAGAAATAGTCTGCCCCTCCCCGATGGGTAAAGGACAATCTTCATATGCGTACTCTTTAACATTCTCAGGCACAAAAAGATGCCTCTCCACTTTTAGAAAAGCATCCAAAACCTTCCTATCAGTTATCCCTCTTAGTTCAAGCTGTTCATGAACCATTCTCTTACGTGCTAGCTCAAAATCCATTAACTCTTTCTCTCCTTGATTCTAGAGAATACATATTCATCAATAGCTTTAGCAGCCTTCTTACCAGCCCCCATCGCTTCTATAACAGTAGCGGCACCTGTAACTATATCTCCACCTGCATAAACCCCTTCTACAGAGGTTGCTCCAGTTTCTGGATCTGCTTTTATATAACCCCATTTATTCAACTCAAGTTCAGTGAAATTGTCTAACAAAACCCTGTTTGCTTCTTGTCCAATCGCTACTATAAACATGTCACAGGTAATGGTAAAGTTACTATCTTTAACTGGAACAGGTCTTCTTCTACCAGAAGCATCAGGTTCTCCAAGTTCCATCTTTTGGCAAACAACACCCACCAAATTACCCCTATCATCTCCAATACATTCAACAGGGTTAGTGAGCCACATAAACTCAATTCCTTCCTCAACTGCATTTTCATACTCTTCTCTTCTAGCTGGCATCTCATTTTCTGTCCTACGATAAACAACCGTAACTTTGTCTGTACCTAACCTCAAAGCAGAACGAGAAGCATCCATAGCAACGTTACCTCCACCAACGACAACTACATTCTTCCCCATTTTTACAGGCGTATCATAATATGGGAATTCATAAGCTTTCATCAAATTAACCCTAGTTAAAAACTCACTAGATGAATAAACACCGTTTAGATTCTCTCCCGGGATGTTTAAAAACTTAGGAGTTCCAGCTCCTGTAGCAATATAAATTGCATCATATTCCTTTCTCAATTCGTCTATTGTTACAGTCTTTCCTACAACAACATCCGTTTGAATTTCTACCCCCAAGGATTTAACATATTCAATCTCTTCATATACAATCCTTTTTGGAAGCCTAAATTCAGGAATTCCATACATCAAAACTCCGCCAGGTTTGTGCAAAGCTTCAAATATCTTAACGTAATATCCCATCTTTGCCAAATCAGCAGCCACTGTCAAACCAGAAGGACCAGAACCTACAACAGCAACTTTACCTTTAATTTCACTGTTTGAAAGTTCTTCTCTTACCTCTTGCCTTTTTTGAACCATATCCCAATCTCCAACAAACCTCTCAAGTCTGCCGATAGCAACTGGTTCAAACACCTTAGATTTACCCAGTGTACATACCCCTTCACATTGATTTTCTTGTGGACACACTCTTCCACATATTGAAGGAAGATTATTGTAAGATTTTAAAATTTCAGCTGACCTTGAAAGATCACCCTCTAATAACGCACGGATAAAGCCAGGAATATCTACACCTACAGGACATCCTTCGATACATGGGGCATTCTTACACTGCAAACACCTTTCTGCCTCCATAAGCGCTTCCTCTAAACAGTAACCAAATGAAACCTCTTGAAAGTTTCTTCTTCTTTCTTCTGGAGGTTGTTTTCGAACAGGCACCTTATTTTTCAAAATATTCTTAGGTTTCTTTTTCTTGATTTCTTGCAGAGCCCTTTTCTCTTCCTCTTTATATTGCCCCAACCTATTTAACAGTTCATCCCAGTTAACTAACTCTCCATCGAACTCAGGCCCGTCTACACAAGCAAATTTAACGCTACCGGCTATAGTAACCCTACATCCTCCACACATTCCTGTCCCATCAACCATTATAGGGTTCAAAGACACTGTTATCGGATAACCTAATTCCTGAGCCGTTAAAGTAGCATATTTCATCATAATTACAGGACCAATAGCCCAAGCTCTATCTACCTTTTCACCTTCTTGAGCTAACAATTTCATAGCATCGGTTACTAATCCCTTCATTCCTTTAGAACCATCATCAGTGGTAATAATTACCCTATCAGCAATTTGACGAAATTCATCTTCTAAAATCAATAAATTTGAGGTTCTAGCTCCCAAAATAGCAATAACCTTGTTTCCAGCTTGTTTTAAAGCCTTTAAAATTGGGTAAATTGGGGCAATACCAATTCCACCACCTATCAGCAAAACTGTCCCATAATAATCTATTTCTGAAGGCTTTCCCAGAGGTCCTACTACATGAGCATAGCTCTGTCCCTTTTCTAATTCAGCCATTTTTTTGGTACTTTTACCCACAACCTGGAAAATAAGCCTGATTTTACTACCTTTTGTATCTGCTATTGTCAAAGGTATTCTTTCTCCATCTTCCTCCCCCATAACAATAACAAATTGTCCTGGTTTGGCATTCTCTACAATCTTAGGTGCCTCAACCCAAACACTAAAAGTATCCTTAGCTATTTGAATCTTGTCTGAAATTTCAAACATATTAACCTCCATTTGAAATTTATAATTTTTACTTCTCTTCAAATCTACCAATCTTAAGTATTTTTGCTATATTAGCATCTTGTGAAATAATAGGCTTTAAGATTCCTTTAGCACATGTCATTAAAATCGTAACTCCTGGTCCATGCCCTGCTAGCTTACAATCACTGTGTATAATCACACCAATTGAAGCGGCACCTTTTCTATAACATCTACCGTAGGAATTGTCATGGTCTTGAATATATACCAAATCCCCAAACCTTAACCCAGTCAAGCCATACTCTTTTAAAGCATCATAATCAGCCGTCATAATATCATAATCCCCAGTTCCCATAGTTGTAGAACCTATCCCTGATCCCATTAAAAAAGGAGGAACAACCGCAACAACAGGAACATGTAATTCTCCATTCTTTTCAACCACATTCATCTTTTCTAAGAGATTTGGATCTAAATTATACACATGTACATCCGGATAATCTAATAATTTCAAACCTTGACCAAACCCTTTAATTAAAAACTTATCGTCAAGAGTTAATTTATCCAAAACGTCTTCAGAAAAATCAATAAGAATATGTTCTGCACCACCATGATGCCCAGTAACAACCCCTTTTGCCCCTTTAGCATCCCCTGTAACAACCTTTGCTTCATTTCCAACACAGGCATAAAAATGATAACCTCTATTTTGTGGTGAATTTCTGTCTTTCTGATCTAACAACGTAGAAACACCAGGCTCAACATGATCAACTTCCCAACCAAAAGCAGAGTCGCCAACCCTAACGTTGTATGTAATACCACCAGTTCCTGGTACCATAAAAGGCTCTCCATCATGAGAAACAGAATGCCTACCAGTATGTTCAGGATTAGAAACAGTACCTTGTACAGAAATCATGACCAGTCTATCTCTATTTGTCCTCACTCAAACATCCTCCTCTAAACATATAATTAAATTAATCTTTTCTTTATCTTAATGATACCATTTATAACAAATTTAAAAAAGAATTTTTTAATAATAAACGTAAGTAATTTAAGAATTATAATAAAAATCTGAAAATCCTATATAGGACTTTCAGAAAAAGAAACAATAAAAAAGAGATATTAAGAGAAAGAATAATCAACATAATAAACATACAAAACAAACGCAAGGAATATTACAAAAAATTTTTAACAAATTCTCCTTCTTTCATAATAACCTGCATCTTTTCAACATCAATATTGTGTATATCTTCCAAAGGATTATCAGAAAGAACCAGTAAATCTGCAAACTTTCCTTCTTCAAGAGTTCCAGTTATATTATCTATTTTAAGCATTTCTGCTCCATTTTTAGTTGCAGCCAATATAGCCTCCATCTCTGTTAAACCTGCTTTATTAAGCGTATATATTTCAGTAATGGCATATCTTCCATAAGGGGTTAAGCTACTACAAAAAGAATCAGACCCTACAGTGATTCTAATACCTTTTTTATTAGCATTTTGTAGATTGTCAATAATACGATTTAACTCTTTTTCCGCAACAGTTTGTCCCGGATACTTATCAAGAATTGGCCTGTAAGGAGGTTCATACACGCTAAACCATTCATAAAAAAATTGCAAGGTAGGGCAAAATGAAATATCTTTTTCTTTCATTATTTCAAGGCATTCTTCATTTAATTCTTGCCCATGAATGATGGCAGATACCCCTGCCTTACAAGAATTCAACGCCCCTTCATAACCTTCAGCATGTGACCACACTGGAAGAACTACCATATTTGCTTCATCAACAACTGCTTGAATCTCTTCCATTGTATAGTGAAGATCAGCTTTTGCATCAAGACGCCATATTCCTCCACCCGTAGACCAAATTTTAATTGCATCAGGACCTTCACGAAGTCTCCTTCTTACAGCCTTTCGAAGATCCCAAGGTCCATCTACCCTCTCAGCCCAAGGATGAGAAGCATCATTATATTCTAAAGGCAACTTGTGAGAATCTCCATGTCCAGATGTCCTACAAAATCCAAGACCAGTTGCAACTATTCGAGGACCAGGAATAATACCAGCTTCAATCATGTTTCTAAGATGAATTCCAAATCTTGAAATTTCTCCCACAGAAGTTAAACCGTGCTCTAAGGCTTCACGAGCTTGAGCAACTGCAACAATCGTTTTTTGAGTAACTGGTTCAAGCACCCAATCTGAATCATTATCAGTTAGGTTCCCGCTAAAATGAAGATGACTATCAATTAAACCAGGCATAATAGTCTTACCAGTAATATCTATTCTCTCATAATCTCCTTCAAACTCCTTCATTTTACCAGCATACTTAACTTTTTTATCTTCAACAAGTACCAAAGAATTACTAACTGGATCTTTTCCAGTACCGTCTATCAACAAACCACCCACAAAAGCAAACTTCTTAATTTTTCTCACTCCCATTATTTCTTATTTTCAGAACAATTAACATTAGTCCCATTATACTCTATTACAAATTCTTTGTCAATTTCATTTTATAACCACTAAATGATATAATTTTGGCGTATCGACCACATAAAAGACTGAATTAAAAGAGAATTACACAAAAAGAACGTTACCTCTCTCATTAGCCACAAAATTTTATAATACAGGGATTTTAGAAATGAAGATTTTTCTAAAGATAGCATTTTGAATTTATAACGGGTCTAGGGCAGAGCCCGCTCCCTCCTTACAAGTACCGACTTAGAAATGAAGATTTTTATCAAGATAGCATTTTGAATTTATAACGGGTCTAGGGCGGAGCCCTCTCCCTCCTTTGGTACAAGTACCGACTTAGAAATAAAGATTTTTATCAAGATAGCATTTGGAATTAATAACGGGTCTCGGCCGGAGGCCGCTCCATCCGTTGGTACAAGTACGAACTTAGAAATAAAGATTATTTAAAGATAGCATTTTGAATATATAACGGGTCTAGGGCGGAGCCCTCTCCCTCCTTTGGTACAAGTACCAACTTAGAAATGAAAATTTTTCTAAAGATAGCATTTTGAATTTATAACGGGTCAAGGGCGGAGCCCTCTCCCTCCTTTGGTACAAGTACCAAAAAAATTAAAAAAAGTATTTTGTAAAAAATTTAATTCTAAAACATATATATAATTAATAAGGGTTTAGAATTTCTAAACTGAGTGCATATAATACAATTGGAGGTCACTACTTTGGACAGCAAAAAATTTGACTTATGGGCAGAAGAATACGATAAAAGTGTTCAAATAAGTAGCGATAATAACGAATTCCCCTTTGCTGGATACAATAATCTTCTAAACACAATCTACAATATAATTCACAAAAAAGAAAAGGCAAGCGTATTAGATATAGGCTTTGGCACAGGAACGCTAATAAAAAAACTTTATGATGAAGGCTATGAAATATATGGTGTTGACTTTTCTAAAAAAATGATAGAAATAGCAAAAGACAAAATGCCTTTAGCCAAACTATATCAATATGATTTTTCTAAAGGACTTCCTCAAGAAATTGAGAACAACAAATTTGACTATATAATAAGTACATATGCAATGCACCACTTAGAAGACAATTACAAAGTGCAGTTTATTAATAAACTGAAAGAACTACTTTCCAAAGAAGGAGAAATTATTATAGGCGATATAGCCTTTAAAACAAGAACATTATTAGAAAAATGTAAAAAAGACTACTCTAAATATTGGGATGACGAAGAAACATACATCATTTTTGATGAAATCAAAGAATTTTTCCATCAAGATAATATTCACTTCATACCAATTTCTCACTGTGCGGGAATTTTGCACCTTAAAAAATGAACTAATAATTTGTGATTAAAGATTTAATTAAGCAGTTAGAAATAAAATATAATATAATAAATCTAACTAGCAATCAAAATACAGTCACAACGTATCTAACAGCTATTTTAAAAAAATGTAGAATTTTTTAACAAATAAATAGCATAAGTCACGCAAAAATCTACTTTTGAGCTTATAATTTTTTCATTAACAAATCCTGCACTATGAATTTATTTTATATAATCATACCAATTACTTAAATTTAAAATTTCTTTTTGACCCTCTTTAAATATTGTAAATTTTTTTCTTTGAGACTTTCAGAAATAAACTTATTTTCAAAATCCCTACCTTTTAAAATAAGAAAGGAATATTTTAACCTTCCTAGTTTGAAAGAA is a window of Defluviitoga tunisiensis DNA encoding:
- a CDS encoding MFS transporter, producing MKKRHPMVDTLINLKGNPKVCVLTEPLWGIPYNLYLPYASIYMHSLGLGDVQIGIITSIGLVFQILFALLSGAITDKLGRRKTTFIFDIIAWSVPCLIWAFAKNFTYFLIAAIINSVHRVTANSWMCLMVEDAQEEKLVHIYSWVHISGLIAAFFAPIAGVFVGKFSVVPAVRILYLIAFVMMTLKFVILYIFSHETKQGQRRIEETKDESVFSLLKQYGDVFKIIKNSPETLLAFGILLVMSIVNMINNTFWPLFITEKVGIPVQNVSLFHLLRSATVLVLFFIVVPKINVERFKYPLLTGFGTFVVSQLLLISTPFKGYAILVISTLLEALSLSLINPLTDSLTVITVDPKERARIMAILHVIMIGLTSPFGWIAGLLSEKWRGLPFVVNLILFVIGAIFTYYLAIVLERKNHKEVKFSEESLK
- a CDS encoding protein-L-isoaspartate(D-aspartate) O-methyltransferase, producing MDFELARKRMVHEQLELRGITDRKVLDAFLKVERHLFVPENVKEYAYEDCPLPIGEGQTISQPYMIALMLQHLNLDENDVVLEIGTGSGYQTALLAEIVKFVYSIERSETLAKRAKEILEDLDYKNIKIYVGDGTKGWPEEDISFDKIIVSAGAPDVPEPLFNQLKVGGRMVIPVGSRHYQTLLIVTKMEDLSMKKEFAGGCTFVPLVGEYGWSG
- a CDS encoding bifunctional dihydroorotate dehydrogenase B NAD binding subunit/NADPH-dependent glutamate synthase, which codes for MFEISDKIQIAKDTFSVWVEAPKIVENAKPGQFVIVMGEEDGERIPLTIADTKGSKIRLIFQVVGKSTKKMAELEKGQSYAHVVGPLGKPSEIDYYGTVLLIGGGIGIAPIYPILKALKQAGNKVIAILGARTSNLLILEDEFRQIADRVIITTDDGSKGMKGLVTDAMKLLAQEGEKVDRAWAIGPVIMMKYATLTAQELGYPITVSLNPIMVDGTGMCGGCRVTIAGSVKFACVDGPEFDGELVNWDELLNRLGQYKEEEKRALQEIKKKKPKNILKNKVPVRKQPPEERRRNFQEVSFGYCLEEALMEAERCLQCKNAPCIEGCPVGVDIPGFIRALLEGDLSRSAEILKSYNNLPSICGRVCPQENQCEGVCTLGKSKVFEPVAIGRLERFVGDWDMVQKRQEVREELSNSEIKGKVAVVGSGPSGLTVAADLAKMGYYVKIFEALHKPGGVLMYGIPEFRLPKRIVYEEIEYVKSLGVEIQTDVVVGKTVTIDELRKEYDAIYIATGAGTPKFLNIPGENLNGVYSSSEFLTRVNLMKAYEFPYYDTPVKMGKNVVVVGGGNVAMDASRSALRLGTDKVTVVYRRTENEMPARREEYENAVEEGIEFMWLTNPVECIGDDRGNLVGVVCQKMELGEPDASGRRRPVPVKDSNFTITCDMFIVAIGQEANRVLLDNFTELELNKWGYIKADPETGATSVEGVYAGGDIVTGAATVIEAMGAGKKAAKAIDEYVFSRIKERKS
- a CDS encoding DUF4438 domain-containing protein translates to MRTNRDRLVMISVQGTVSNPEHTGRHSVSHDGEPFMVPGTGGITYNVRVGDSAFGWEVDHVEPGVSTLLDQKDRNSPQNRGYHFYACVGNEAKVVTGDAKGAKGVVTGHHGGAEHILIDFSEDVLDKLTLDDKFLIKGFGQGLKLLDYPDVHVYNLDPNLLEKMNVVEKNGELHVPVVAVVPPFLMGSGIGSTTMGTGDYDIMTADYDALKEYGLTGLRFGDLVYIQDHDNSYGRCYRKGAASIGVIIHSDCKLAGHGPGVTILMTCAKGILKPIISQDANIAKILKIGRFEEK
- a CDS encoding metal-dependent hydrolase family protein; amino-acid sequence: MKKFAFVGGLLIDGTGKDPVSNSLVLVEDKKVKYAGKMKEFEGDYERIDITGKTIMPGLIDSHLHFSGNLTDNDSDWVLEPVTQKTIVAVAQAREALEHGLTSVGEISRFGIHLRNMIEAGIIPGPRIVATGLGFCRTSGHGDSHKLPLEYNDASHPWAERVDGPWDLRKAVRRRLREGPDAIKIWSTGGGIWRLDAKADLHYTMEEIQAVVDEANMVVLPVWSHAEGYEGALNSCKAGVSAIIHGQELNEECLEIMKEKDISFCPTLQFFYEWFSVYEPPYRPILDKYPGQTVAEKELNRIIDNLQNANKKGIRITVGSDSFCSSLTPYGRYAITEIYTLNKAGLTEMEAILAATKNGAEMLKIDNITGTLEEGKFADLLVLSDNPLEDIHNIDVEKMQVIMKEGEFVKNFL
- a CDS encoding class I SAM-dependent methyltransferase — its product is MDSKKFDLWAEEYDKSVQISSDNNEFPFAGYNNLLNTIYNIIHKKEKASVLDIGFGTGTLIKKLYDEGYEIYGVDFSKKMIEIAKDKMPLAKLYQYDFSKGLPQEIENNKFDYIISTYAMHHLEDNYKVQFINKLKELLSKEGEIIIGDIAFKTRTLLEKCKKDYSKYWDDEETYIIFDEIKEFFHQDNIHFIPISHCAGILHLKK